Within Desulfovibrio legallii, the genomic segment GCCCGCGTCCGCAAGGCGCGCCTGCAGCAGCTGACAAGCCCGCTCCCGCGCGGCCCCCAGGCCGAAGCCCTTGCCGATGCGCTCCTGATATTCCAGCGCGGGCGCGCGCAGCAGGCCACGGCTCGTATCGGCATAGAGCTCCAGCCCGTCCGTGGGCAGGGTCAGGGCCGCGCCCACGGCATTGGCCACATCCGCGTGCGGCGGGATGGTCACCGGCAGGCCCAGGCGCGCCTCCAGACGCGCGCCCATGCAGGCCGCGGGCCCGCCCACCAGGCGCACGGCCGTCGGCCGGGCCTCGTGCACGCGCTTCAGCGCCGCCAGGGTATAGATGGGGCGGGCGTTGACCTGTTCCGTCAGCGCGGCCGCGGCCGCGGCCACCTGCGTAAGGGCATCGTCTACGGCCAGCCGGGCCAGGGCCAGGGGCTCTGCGCCGCACGCCCCGGCCAGCACAGCCAGAGCCGCCGCCGAAGCCGCCGCATCCCCGGCCGTGGGGCCGCCTTCGGCTGTATTGCAGACATTGCAGGCGTCCAGCAGGGTAGCCCGGCCGCCGCCGAAGGCCGCCGCCGGCCCTTCCCGCTGCGGCCCCACCCGCACGGCAGCCGCCGCGCCCGTGCCGCACACGCCAAGATGAGAATCGCCCCCCACGCCGATGGAAACCGTAGCCAGCGCACGCACCAGGGTGCGCCGCCCCTGCAGCAGCATGCCGTCCCGGTCCACCACCGGGGAGCCCTCCGCAAACAAGGCCAGATCGGTAGTTGTGCCGCCCATGTCCAGCAAAAGGGAGCAGCCCGCGGCCACCTCCGGGCACAGGGCCAGCACGCCCATGACGCTGGCCGCCGGGCCGGAAAGGATGGACTGCACCGGCTCCTGCCGCGAAAGGGCCACAGGCACGGCCCCGCCGTCGGCCTTGAGCAGGCGCACGGAGGCCGTGATGCCCGCCTCGGCCAGCGCCCCCTCCACCGCGTCCAGAAAGGCCGTGTGCAGACGCTGCACTGCGGCGTTGA encodes:
- a CDS encoding hydantoinase/oxoprolinase family protein, which codes for MSISCMLGIDAGGTHTDAALLTPDASGALRLLAAAKVRTRHDDLPASVREVLAELARALGSDAAALFAGVRRVTLGATLAVNALVQGKADRVGLALSAGPGLNPRRFAMGEHVCVAPGGLDHRGAEVSPLLTEELARTAARWREQGVAAAACVGKFSPRNPAHELAMGETVARTGGMPVTLGHRLSGRLNFPRRLATAYFNAAVQRLHTAFLDAVEGALAEAGITASVRLLKADGGAVPVALSRQEPVQSILSGPAASVMGVLALCPEVAAGCSLLLDMGGTTTDLALFAEGSPVVDRDGMLLQGRRTLVRALATVSIGVGGDSHLGVCGTGAAAAVRVGPQREGPAAAFGGGRATLLDACNVCNTAEGGPTAGDAAASAAALAVLAGACGAEPLALARLAVDDALTQVAAAAAALTEQVNARPIYTLAALKRVHEARPTAVRLVGGPAACMGARLEARLGLPVTIPPHADVANAVGAALTLPTDGLELYADTSRGLLRAPALEYQERIGKGFGLGAARERACQLLQARLADAGVPDARVEVTEAELFATLDDGGFGSKDMRVACQVTPGIAGHLAE